A section of the Streptomyces sp. NBC_01591 genome encodes:
- a CDS encoding SDR family oxidoreductase, producing the protein MTGLCDGRVVIVTGAGRGLGRAHALAFAAEGAKVVVNDLGVGPGGDGGSSGPARQVVDEIVAAGGEAVAHGGDIATTEGAVSLVAAALETFGRLDTLVNNAGFLRDRMLVNLDEDDWDAVMRVHLKGHFLPLKHASAYWRAEVKAGRAPAARVINTGSGAGLLGSVGQGNYSAAKAGIVGLTLVAAAEMGRYGVQVNAIAPAARTRMTEQTFAQAMAAPGEGEFDAMAPENVSPLVVWLGSAASDGVTGRVFEVEAGRITVMEGWRPGPSVDRRARWAPAEAGEAARKLLSEAEPAQPVYGAE; encoded by the coding sequence ATGACTGGTCTGTGCGACGGCCGCGTGGTGATCGTGACGGGTGCGGGGCGCGGGCTCGGCCGGGCCCATGCGCTCGCCTTCGCCGCCGAGGGTGCGAAGGTGGTCGTCAACGATCTGGGGGTCGGCCCCGGCGGCGACGGCGGCTCGTCCGGACCGGCCCGGCAGGTGGTCGACGAGATCGTGGCGGCGGGTGGCGAGGCGGTCGCCCACGGGGGCGACATCGCCACGACCGAAGGGGCGGTTTCACTGGTCGCGGCCGCGCTGGAGACCTTCGGACGGCTGGACACGCTGGTCAACAACGCGGGATTCCTGCGCGACCGGATGCTGGTGAATCTGGACGAGGACGACTGGGACGCCGTGATGCGGGTCCATCTCAAGGGCCACTTCCTGCCGTTGAAGCATGCGTCCGCGTACTGGCGGGCCGAGGTGAAGGCGGGCCGCGCTCCGGCGGCCCGGGTGATCAACACCGGTTCCGGCGCGGGGCTGCTCGGCAGCGTCGGCCAGGGCAACTACTCCGCCGCGAAGGCCGGGATCGTCGGCCTCACGCTGGTCGCCGCCGCGGAAATGGGCCGGTACGGGGTCCAGGTCAACGCGATCGCCCCGGCGGCCCGGACCCGGATGACCGAGCAGACGTTCGCGCAGGCGATGGCGGCACCGGGGGAGGGGGAGTTCGACGCGATGGCCCCCGAGAACGTGTCCCCGCTGGTGGTGTGGCTCGGCTCGGCCGCGAGCGACGGGGTGACCGGGCGGGTCTTCGAGGTGGAGGCCGGCCGGATCACGGTCATGGAGGGCTGGCGCCCGGGTCCTTCCGTGGACCGCAGGGCCCGGTGGGCGCCGGCGGAGGCGGGGGAGGCGGCACGGAAGCTGCTGTCGGAGGCGGAGCCGGCGCAGCCGGTGTACGGGGCGGAGTAG
- a CDS encoding enoyl-CoA hydratase family protein, translating to MGVSTASPGKGIRLVTVDQPPVNALPVQGWYDLADALRAAGRDPEVRCVVLAAAGRGFNAGVDIKEMQRDTGHDTLIGANRGCYEAFAAVYECEVPVVAAVNGFCLGGGIGLVGNADAIVASDDATFGLPELDRGALGAATHLARLVPQHLMRALYYTSRTATAAELHAHGSVWKVVPRDELLGAALELAGEIARKDGYLIRLAKAAINGIDPVDVRRSYRFEQGFTFEANLSGVAGRVRETFGKEA from the coding sequence ATGGGTGTCTCCACCGCAAGTCCCGGCAAGGGCATCCGACTCGTCACGGTCGACCAGCCACCCGTCAACGCTCTGCCCGTGCAGGGCTGGTACGACCTCGCCGACGCACTCCGCGCGGCGGGCCGCGATCCCGAGGTCCGCTGTGTGGTGCTGGCCGCCGCCGGACGCGGATTCAACGCGGGCGTCGACATCAAGGAGATGCAGCGCGACACCGGGCACGACACCCTGATCGGCGCCAACCGCGGCTGCTACGAGGCGTTCGCCGCCGTGTACGAGTGCGAGGTCCCGGTCGTCGCCGCGGTGAACGGCTTCTGCCTCGGCGGCGGCATCGGCCTCGTCGGCAACGCGGACGCGATCGTGGCGAGCGACGACGCCACGTTCGGCCTGCCCGAACTGGACCGGGGCGCGCTCGGCGCGGCGACCCATCTGGCCCGGCTGGTGCCCCAGCATCTGATGCGCGCGCTCTACTACACCTCGCGCACCGCCACCGCCGCCGAACTGCACGCCCACGGCTCGGTCTGGAAGGTCGTACCGCGCGATGAACTCCTCGGTGCGGCACTGGAGCTGGCGGGCGAGATAGCCCGCAAGGACGGGTATCTGATCCGGCTGGCCAAGGCCGCCATCAACGGCATCGACCCGGTGGACGTACGCCGCAGCTACCGCTTCGAGCAGGGCTTCACCTTCGAGGCCAACCTCAGCGGCGTCGCCGGCCGCGTCCGCGAAACGTTCGGCAAGGAGGCCTGA
- a CDS encoding CoA transferase subunit A has product MTDKTMTADDVVSRLSSGMTIGIGGWGSRRKPMALVRALLRSGITDLTVVSYGGPDVGLLAAAGRIRKLVAAFATLDSIPLEPHFRAARQRGAFELMEIDEAMFMWGLHAAANRLPFLPVRAGIGSDVMRVNPGLRTVVSPYADGEEFVAMPALRMDAALVHMNRADRFGNGQYLGPDPYFDDLFCEAADTAYVSCERLVETAELTGNAAPQTLLVKRHSVTGVVETPNGAHFTSCVPDHPRDEAFQKAYATAAADPDAWAAFSERFLPAGGDEKSYQSAVRTWHEEQK; this is encoded by the coding sequence ATGACCGACAAGACCATGACGGCCGACGACGTCGTCTCCCGGCTCAGCAGCGGGATGACGATCGGCATCGGCGGCTGGGGCTCACGCCGCAAACCCATGGCGCTGGTGCGGGCACTGCTCCGCTCCGGGATCACCGATCTCACCGTGGTCTCGTACGGCGGCCCCGACGTGGGTCTGCTCGCCGCAGCCGGCAGGATCCGGAAACTGGTCGCGGCGTTCGCCACCCTCGACTCGATCCCGCTCGAACCCCACTTCAGGGCGGCCCGCCAGCGCGGCGCGTTCGAACTGATGGAGATCGACGAGGCCATGTTCATGTGGGGGCTGCACGCCGCCGCGAACCGGCTGCCGTTCCTCCCCGTGCGCGCCGGGATCGGCTCCGACGTGATGCGGGTCAACCCGGGCCTGCGCACGGTCGTTTCGCCGTACGCGGACGGCGAGGAGTTCGTCGCGATGCCCGCACTGCGGATGGACGCCGCGCTGGTCCACATGAACCGCGCCGACCGGTTCGGCAACGGCCAGTACCTCGGCCCCGACCCGTACTTCGACGACCTCTTCTGCGAGGCCGCGGACACCGCGTACGTGTCCTGCGAACGCCTCGTGGAGACGGCCGAGCTGACCGGGAACGCCGCCCCGCAGACCCTCCTCGTCAAACGGCACTCCGTCACCGGTGTCGTCGAGACCCCGAACGGCGCGCACTTCACCTCCTGCGTGCCCGACCACCCGCGCGACGAGGCGTTCCAGAAGGCGTACGCGACCGCCGCCGCCGACCCCGACGCCTGGGCCGCCTTCAGCGAGCGCTTCCTGCCCGCCGGGGGCGACGAGAAGAGCTACCAGTCGGCCGTCCGGACCTGGCACGAGGAGCAGAAATGA
- a CDS encoding CoA-transferase subunit beta — translation MTTENPTVNTTAATRAEYCVIACAEAWRDNGEVLASPMGIVPSVGARLARRTFSPDLLLTDGEALLVGPDGTTEGWLPYRHHLTMVTGGRRHVMMGASQIDRFGNQNISCIGDWEQPSRQLLGVRGAPVNTLNNPVSYWVPRHSPRVFVERVDMICGVGYDSAAAAGPSATRYHRIPRVVTDLCVLDFATPDRSMRLASLHPGVTVDQVREATGFALTVADDVPCTREPTAEELSLIREVIDPRGTLNREVRV, via the coding sequence ATGACCACGGAGAACCCGACCGTGAACACGACCGCGGCCACCCGGGCCGAGTACTGCGTGATCGCCTGCGCCGAGGCCTGGCGCGACAACGGCGAGGTGCTCGCCAGCCCCATGGGCATCGTCCCGTCCGTCGGCGCCCGGCTCGCCAGGCGCACCTTCTCGCCCGATCTGCTGCTCACCGACGGCGAGGCGCTGCTCGTCGGCCCGGACGGTACGACGGAGGGCTGGCTGCCCTACCGTCATCACCTCACCATGGTCACCGGCGGCAGGCGTCACGTGATGATGGGCGCGAGCCAGATCGACCGGTTCGGCAACCAGAACATCTCCTGCATCGGTGACTGGGAACAGCCGTCCCGCCAGCTGCTCGGCGTGCGCGGCGCCCCGGTCAACACCCTGAACAACCCGGTCAGTTACTGGGTTCCCAGGCACTCCCCCCGGGTCTTCGTCGAGCGCGTCGACATGATCTGCGGGGTCGGTTACGACAGTGCCGCGGCGGCCGGTCCGTCGGCGACCCGCTACCACCGCATCCCGCGCGTCGTGACCGATCTCTGCGTCCTCGACTTCGCGACCCCGGACCGTTCGATGCGCCTGGCCTCGCTGCACCCCGGCGTCACCGTCGACCAGGTCCGCGAGGCCACCGGTTTCGCGCTCACGGTCGCGGACGACGTCCCGTGCACCCGGGAGCCGACCGCCGAGGAACTGTCCCTGATCCGCGAGGTCATCGACCCGCGGGGCACCCTGAACCGCGAGGTCAGGGTCTGA
- a CDS encoding NAD(P)H-dependent flavin oxidoreductase, translating into MRTALTDLVGIRHPIVQTGMGWVAGPRLVSATARAGALGILASATMTTQQLRAAVREVRSRTDEPFGVNLRADAGDARERVRIIVDEGVKVASFALAPSKELIAELKDAGVVVIPSVGARRHAEKVAAWGADAVIVQGGEGGGHTGEVATSVLLPQVVDAVDIPVVAAGGFHDGRGLVAALAYGAAGIAMGTRFLLTSDSTVPDAVKARYLAAGVKDITVTRAVDGLPHRMLRTEMVAALENAGRVRALTRAVRRAAGFRRISGTGWSRMVRDGLAMKHGKDLSWSQVLLAANTPMLLKASMVDGRTDLGVMASGQVAGLIEDLPSCAELVERVMAEAHEALGAVTRAMGAEV; encoded by the coding sequence ATGCGGACGGCGCTCACGGACCTCGTCGGCATCCGCCACCCCATCGTCCAGACCGGCATGGGCTGGGTCGCGGGCCCCCGTCTGGTCTCCGCCACGGCCCGGGCGGGCGCACTCGGCATCCTGGCCTCCGCGACGATGACCACCCAGCAGCTGCGGGCAGCGGTGCGGGAGGTCAGGTCCCGTACGGACGAGCCGTTCGGCGTCAATCTGCGCGCCGACGCGGGCGACGCGCGCGAGCGGGTACGGATCATCGTCGACGAGGGGGTGAAGGTCGCGTCCTTCGCGCTGGCCCCCTCGAAGGAGCTCATCGCCGAGCTGAAGGACGCGGGTGTGGTCGTGATCCCGTCGGTCGGCGCCAGGCGTCACGCCGAGAAGGTCGCGGCATGGGGCGCGGACGCGGTGATCGTGCAGGGCGGCGAAGGCGGCGGGCACACCGGCGAGGTGGCGACCAGCGTGCTGCTGCCCCAGGTGGTCGACGCCGTGGACATCCCGGTGGTCGCGGCGGGCGGCTTCCACGACGGCCGGGGCCTGGTCGCGGCGCTGGCGTACGGGGCGGCGGGCATCGCGATGGGTACCCGGTTCCTGCTGACGTCGGACTCGACCGTGCCGGACGCGGTGAAGGCCCGGTATCTGGCGGCGGGCGTCAAGGACATCACGGTCACCAGGGCGGTGGACGGGCTCCCGCACCGGATGCTGCGTACGGAGATGGTCGCCGCGCTGGAGAACGCGGGCCGGGTCCGGGCGTTGACCCGGGCGGTGCGCCGGGCGGCGGGCTTCCGGCGGATCTCCGGGACGGGCTGGTCCCGGATGGTGCGTGACGGTCTCGCGATGAAGCACGGCAAGGACCTGTCGTGGAGCCAGGTCCTGCTGGCGGCCAACACACCGATGCTCCTGAAGGCGTCCATGGTCGACGGCCGGACGGATCTGGGGGTGATGGCATCGGGCCAGGTGGCGGGCCTGATCGAGGATCTGCCCAGCTGCGCGGAGCTGGTGGAACGGGTGATGGCCGAGGCCCATGAGGCGCTGGGCGCGGTGACGCGCGCCATGGGCGCGGAGGTGTAG
- a CDS encoding DEAD/DEAH box helicase — protein MTRSERQDRPARNRPSRGRGTAPAKATAKGSGKGSGKASPRRRATPPQGEFALPETMTPALPAVEAFAELDMPAALLKTLAAQGVTDPFPIQGATLPNSLAGRDILGRGRTGSGKTLAFGLALLARTAGRRAEPKAPLALVLVPTRELAQQVTDALTPYATSVNLRLATVVGGMSITKQSGTLRRGAEVLVATPGRLKDLIERGDCRLDQVAITVLDEADQMADMGFMPQVVALLKQVEPDGQRMLFSATLDKNIDRLVKMFLTDPVVHSVDPSAGAVTTMEHHVLHVIDETDKKAVATKIAARDGRVIMFVDTKRAADRFAKRLLASGVRAAALHGGRSQPQRNRTLDQFKNGQVTALVATNVAARGIHVDDLDLVVNVDPPTDHKDYLHRGGRTARAGESGSVVTLVLPEEKRDMTRLMADAGIAPKTTRIKSSDEELTRITGAREPSGVAIVVEVPQPTPPKQRTRSGGAAAGGTGFRSGSRGRGRRGGAGQGGGEARGTGGASRTAGTGGAARSAGSGGGRGNGESRGAGAGRSGAGRGGAAVGRGRRAA, from the coding sequence ATGACCCGCTCCGAACGCCAGGACCGACCCGCCCGCAACCGCCCGTCGAGGGGGCGCGGCACGGCCCCGGCAAAGGCAACCGCTAAGGGTTCCGGCAAGGGATCCGGCAAGGCGTCGCCCCGTCGCAGGGCCACGCCGCCGCAGGGCGAATTCGCCCTGCCGGAAACCATGACCCCCGCACTGCCCGCCGTAGAGGCGTTCGCCGAGCTGGACATGCCCGCAGCCCTGCTGAAGACCCTTGCCGCGCAGGGCGTCACCGATCCGTTCCCGATCCAGGGCGCCACCCTGCCGAACTCGCTCGCCGGCCGGGACATCCTCGGCCGCGGCCGCACCGGCTCCGGCAAGACCCTCGCCTTCGGCCTCGCCCTGCTGGCCCGCACCGCCGGACGGCGCGCCGAGCCGAAGGCGCCGCTGGCGCTCGTCCTCGTCCCGACCCGCGAGCTCGCCCAGCAGGTCACCGACGCGCTGACGCCGTACGCGACGTCCGTGAACCTGCGCCTGGCCACCGTCGTCGGCGGCATGTCGATCACCAAGCAGTCCGGCACGCTCCGCCGCGGCGCCGAGGTGCTCGTCGCCACGCCCGGACGGCTGAAGGACCTCATCGAGCGCGGCGACTGCCGCCTCGACCAGGTCGCCATCACCGTCCTCGACGAGGCCGACCAGATGGCCGACATGGGCTTCATGCCGCAGGTCGTCGCCCTGCTCAAGCAGGTCGAGCCGGACGGCCAGCGGATGCTGTTCTCCGCGACGCTCGACAAGAACATCGACCGGCTGGTCAAGATGTTCCTGACCGACCCCGTCGTGCACTCGGTCGATCCGTCCGCCGGCGCCGTCACCACCATGGAGCACCACGTGCTCCATGTGATCGACGAGACCGACAAGAAGGCCGTCGCCACGAAGATCGCCGCCCGCGACGGCCGGGTGATCATGTTCGTCGACACCAAGCGTGCCGCCGACCGGTTCGCCAAGCGGCTGCTCGCCAGCGGCGTACGGGCCGCCGCCCTGCACGGCGGGCGCTCGCAGCCGCAGCGCAACCGGACCCTGGACCAGTTCAAGAACGGCCAGGTCACCGCGCTCGTGGCGACGAACGTGGCGGCTCGCGGCATCCACGTCGACGACCTCGACCTGGTCGTGAACGTGGACCCGCCGACCGACCACAAGGACTACCTCCACCGCGGCGGGCGCACCGCGCGCGCCGGGGAGTCCGGCAGCGTCGTCACCCTGGTGCTGCCCGAGGAGAAGCGGGACATGACCCGGCTGATGGCCGACGCGGGCATCGCCCCGAAGACCACCCGGATCAAGTCCAGCGACGAGGAGCTCACCCGGATCACCGGGGCCCGTGAGCCGTCCGGTGTCGCGATCGTCGTCGAGGTCCCGCAGCCGACCCCGCCGAAGCAGCGCACGCGGTCGGGCGGGGCCGCGGCGGGCGGCACCGGCTTCCGCTCGGGCAGCCGCGGCCGGGGCCGTCGCGGTGGTGCCGGACAGGGCGGCGGCGAGGCCCGCGGCACGGGCGGCGCCTCCCGCACCGCGGGTACGGGCGGCGCTGCCCGCAGCGCGGGCTCGGGCGGCGGCCGTGGCAACGGCGAGTCGCGCGGAGCCGGTGCCGGGCGCTCCGGAGCCGGACGCGGCGGCGCGGCGGTGGGACGCGGCCGCAGGGCCGCGTAG
- a CDS encoding cold-shock protein: MATGTVKWFNSEKGFGFIEQDGGGADVFAHYSNIATSGFRELQEGQKVSFDVTQGQKGPQAENIVPA, encoded by the coding sequence ATGGCTACTGGAACCGTGAAGTGGTTCAACTCGGAAAAGGGCTTCGGCTTCATCGAGCAGGACGGCGGCGGCGCCGACGTCTTCGCCCACTACTCCAACATCGCCACCTCGGGCTTCCGTGAGCTCCAGGAGGGCCAGAAGGTCTCCTTCGACGTCACGCAGGGCCAGAAGGGCCCGCAGGCGGAGAACATCGTCCCGGCCTAA